A single genomic interval of Aureliella helgolandensis harbors:
- a CDS encoding GTPase — MPANLTAQYHRAEAAYRQAESSQEELDCLQWMLRELPKHKGTDRLQADLKTKIARAKLDVQREATAPAAGKPPKIPKQGAGRVLLVGAPNSGKSQLLAALTRATPEIANYPFTTLSPLPGMMLFEDCPFQLIDLPPITADFMEASVVGLVRGADLVFLVIDLASDHLIEDSQAIWERFSGGKTRLGRETYLDENDIGVSYTQTLVLLNKIEVPDAAERLDLLNEFWDIPFDCLEVSGMQGIGLEQVRRATFERLEVVRVYTKHPLQKQPDLTKPFAIRKGGTLLDVAANVHHEMARNLKFARVWGSAVHGGTTVKPDYQPQDGDVVELHA; from the coding sequence ATGCCTGCCAACCTGACCGCACAGTACCATCGCGCGGAAGCCGCCTACCGGCAGGCCGAGAGTTCGCAAGAGGAGCTGGATTGTCTGCAGTGGATGTTGCGCGAACTCCCGAAGCATAAGGGGACGGATCGGCTTCAGGCAGACTTGAAAACCAAGATTGCCAGAGCGAAACTGGATGTGCAGCGGGAGGCCACCGCTCCAGCGGCAGGTAAGCCTCCGAAAATTCCCAAGCAAGGGGCCGGCCGCGTCTTGTTAGTTGGTGCGCCCAATAGTGGCAAGAGTCAGTTGCTGGCAGCACTCACGCGGGCCACGCCCGAAATTGCTAACTATCCGTTCACCACGCTATCGCCCTTGCCGGGCATGATGTTGTTTGAGGATTGTCCGTTTCAGTTGATCGATTTGCCTCCGATCACTGCGGACTTTATGGAAGCTTCGGTGGTGGGGTTGGTCCGCGGAGCCGATCTCGTATTCCTTGTCATCGATTTGGCGAGCGATCATCTGATCGAAGATTCCCAAGCTATCTGGGAGCGATTTTCTGGCGGCAAAACCCGCTTGGGGCGAGAGACGTACCTGGACGAAAATGACATAGGTGTGAGCTACACGCAGACGCTCGTGCTGCTGAACAAGATCGAGGTTCCGGACGCTGCAGAGCGATTGGATCTACTCAACGAATTCTGGGACATCCCCTTCGATTGCTTGGAGGTCAGCGGTATGCAAGGGATTGGACTGGAGCAGGTTCGACGGGCGACTTTTGAGCGGTTGGAGGTAGTGCGTGTGTACACCAAGCATCCGTTGCAGAAGCAACCCGATTTGACGAAGCCCTTTGCGATTCGCAAGGGAGGCACGCTGCTCGATGTTGCCGCAAATGTGCACCATGAGATGGCCCGGAATTTGAAATTTGCTCGTGTCTGGGGTTCTGCCGTGCACGGCGGCACTACCGTCAAACCTGACTATCAACCCCAGGACGGGGATGTTGTCGAGTTGCATGCCTAA
- the polX gene encoding DNA polymerase/3'-5' exonuclease PolX: MNNADIAHAFEELADLLELRGENAFRIRAYRGGAKAILELTEPVADILADPSRELTSFAGIGATLAEKCAVMVAQNCLPQLDELRAKTPPVLLKMTRIPGLGAKKAALLVQELGIESLEELRQACQEGRVQKLKGFAAKTEQQILAGLEIAEAASQRLRIDQGESLVFRLRSHLQACTSIEQLEFAGSFRRGRETVGDIDVLVVSQNANEVMDRLESFPGRVSTTLRGDTKMSIRVDDQFQVDLRVVPAESFGAALQYFTGSKEHNVAIRGRARKLGLTVNEYGVARLDAPEEYIAGRTEEELYAALGLQWIAPELREGRHEIEWAEQGAAPHRLVELGDIVSDLHMHTTATDGGNTLEEMVAAARSRGLLYIAITDHSKRVSMARGLDETRLLAQWQQIDAFNARQSDGFRVLKGIECDILESGPMDLPNEVLAEADWVIASVHYGQKQSRVQITDRILGALRNPHVDIIAHPTGRLLGARPAYDVDLQAVFEAAAEQGKALELNASPRRLDLSEENLLAAVKHGIPIAINTDAHSIEGLDVMRYGVQQGRRAGLEPQQVINTWSLETLLQWLEHE, from the coding sequence ATGAATAATGCCGATATCGCCCATGCCTTTGAAGAGTTGGCAGATCTTTTAGAATTGCGAGGAGAGAATGCATTTCGTATTCGCGCCTATCGTGGCGGTGCCAAAGCCATTTTGGAATTGACAGAACCGGTGGCGGACATCTTGGCGGATCCCAGTCGTGAACTGACCTCGTTTGCTGGAATTGGTGCTACGTTGGCAGAGAAGTGCGCTGTGATGGTAGCGCAGAATTGCTTGCCGCAGCTTGACGAGCTGCGCGCAAAAACTCCTCCAGTGCTGCTCAAGATGACACGCATCCCAGGATTGGGCGCCAAGAAGGCGGCGCTCTTAGTCCAAGAATTGGGGATCGAATCGTTGGAGGAGTTGCGACAAGCCTGCCAAGAGGGGCGTGTCCAAAAGTTGAAAGGATTTGCGGCTAAAACCGAGCAGCAAATTTTGGCCGGACTAGAGATTGCCGAAGCAGCCTCGCAACGGCTGCGAATTGACCAGGGGGAGAGCCTTGTATTTCGACTGCGATCGCATTTGCAGGCTTGTACGTCGATCGAGCAACTTGAATTTGCGGGCAGCTTCCGACGCGGTCGCGAAACGGTGGGTGATATCGATGTTCTAGTGGTCAGTCAAAATGCGAACGAAGTCATGGATCGGTTGGAATCATTTCCAGGTCGCGTCAGTACGACGCTCCGTGGCGATACCAAAATGTCGATCCGCGTTGACGATCAATTCCAAGTAGATCTGCGAGTCGTCCCGGCTGAGAGCTTCGGGGCTGCACTTCAATATTTCACCGGCTCCAAAGAGCACAATGTAGCCATCCGGGGACGCGCTCGAAAGTTGGGTTTGACGGTCAATGAGTATGGCGTGGCGCGACTAGATGCACCTGAAGAGTATATTGCTGGTCGGACTGAAGAGGAGTTGTATGCGGCGCTCGGCTTGCAATGGATCGCTCCAGAATTGCGTGAAGGGCGGCATGAGATTGAATGGGCAGAGCAGGGGGCCGCACCGCATCGTTTGGTTGAACTCGGTGATATCGTCTCGGATCTGCACATGCACACCACCGCTACCGACGGTGGCAACACGCTCGAGGAAATGGTTGCCGCCGCTCGCAGCCGTGGCTTGTTGTACATCGCGATTACCGATCATTCAAAGCGTGTGAGCATGGCTCGAGGCCTGGATGAAACTCGGTTGTTGGCGCAGTGGCAGCAGATCGATGCATTCAATGCACGGCAGAGTGACGGGTTCCGCGTTCTGAAGGGAATCGAATGCGATATCCTGGAGTCGGGCCCCATGGACTTGCCCAACGAAGTGCTGGCGGAGGCCGATTGGGTCATTGCCAGTGTGCACTATGGCCAAAAGCAGTCGCGCGTACAGATTACCGATCGTATTTTGGGAGCGCTTCGCAATCCGCACGTCGATATCATTGCGCATCCCACGGGACGATTGCTAGGGGCGCGACCTGCCTATGATGTAGACTTGCAGGCGGTGTTTGAAGCTGCGGCCGAGCAGGGCAAAGCTCTTGAACTGAATGCCAGTCCCCGGCGTCTCGACTTGTCGGAAGAGAATTTGCTAGCTGCGGTCAAGCATGGAATTCCCATTGCGATCAATACAGATGCGCATTCGATCGAAGGGCTGGATGTGATGCGTTATGGAGTCCAGCAAGGCCGTCGGGCTGGCCTGGAGCCGCAGCAGGTGATCAACACATGGAGTTTGGAAACTCTCTTGCAGTGGCTAGAGCACGAATAA
- a CDS encoding menaquinone biosynthetic enzyme MqnA/MqnD family protein produces MRHRIGAVSYLNTKPLIHGLRDRLPNIDLDFDLPSRLADRLNHGELDVALIPSVEFLRGAGLQILSDACIACRGPVRSVRLLFRRPPSQTQTLALDVGSRTSAVLAQVLLQQQHGVRPSLVPFDIDARLDQIDADAVLIIGDRAMDVPAGQYVENWDLGEQWCNLTGLPFVFAMWVTNQRSIEPGLSVALQEARDQGLAAAEQLAAQYAATYGISTADCVTYFRQQLHFHLGERELAGLDLFRRQAAELRLLPATSTQLSLELL; encoded by the coding sequence ATGAGACATCGAATCGGCGCTGTATCCTACCTCAACACCAAGCCCTTGATTCACGGGCTGCGGGACCGGCTGCCCAATATCGATCTCGATTTCGACCTACCCAGCCGACTGGCTGACCGTCTCAACCACGGTGAACTCGACGTGGCGCTCATCCCCTCGGTAGAGTTCTTGCGGGGTGCAGGGCTGCAAATCCTGTCGGACGCATGCATTGCCTGTCGAGGGCCGGTACGGAGCGTCCGCCTCCTCTTTCGCCGCCCGCCAAGTCAAACCCAAACGCTCGCGCTCGACGTGGGCTCGCGGACCAGCGCCGTCCTGGCCCAAGTCTTACTCCAACAGCAACATGGCGTCCGGCCTAGCTTAGTCCCCTTTGACATCGACGCCCGCTTGGATCAGATTGATGCCGACGCCGTGTTAATAATCGGCGATCGCGCCATGGATGTTCCCGCCGGTCAATATGTCGAAAACTGGGATCTGGGAGAACAATGGTGCAACCTGACCGGCCTCCCCTTCGTGTTCGCGATGTGGGTCACCAACCAGCGGAGCATCGAACCCGGCCTGAGCGTCGCCTTGCAAGAGGCTCGCGATCAAGGCTTGGCCGCTGCCGAACAACTCGCCGCACAATACGCTGCAACCTATGGCATCTCCACCGCAGATTGCGTGACCTACTTCCGGCAACAATTACATTTCCATTTGGGAGAACGTGAACTCGCGGGGCTCGACCTATTTCGACGCCAAGCCGCTGAGCTACGCCTCCTGCCCGCCACCAGTACTCAACTTTCACTAGAACTCCTATGA
- a CDS encoding PQQ-dependent sugar dehydrogenase — MSKHSFPSLHLATLLVLSSVGSTAWCAEVDPTRFEKTIVSADLVQPMEFDIAPDGHLFLIELGGNLKRIDPNIGVAEVVGKLTVTTEQENGLIGLALDPNFAENGWIYLQYSPPDFPGQHISRFNFRDGQLDLASEKRLFRYQEQRRECCHHAGSLEFGPDGNLYIGTGDNTNPFNDSAGFAPLDQRPDREPWDAQRSAGNTKSYNGKILRIRPEADGSYSIPDGNLFPKDGQIGYPEIYVMGCRNPWRINLDQRTGYLYWGDVGPDAGQDNERGPRGYDEVNQARSAGNFGWPYFIGNNFAYPLVDFASGKISPPQDPASPENHSVNNTGANLLPPAQPAMIYYPAAATDLFPEVGSGGRTACAGPVYYFDNTLESPHKFPAHYDSTLFAFEWSRNWIMAVHLDADSKIQRLERFLPEMQFTRPIDIQFDARGAMYVIEYGETWGVNPDAQLVRIDYVRGNRRPTAIATAVGNVGREPLEVQLSGRESSDKDGDPLTYQWTAIRASAAASSTATSDADPAATPPTLERTLLSTEAEYTATFEEPGIYTLELQVTDPSGANSVTSLPVLVGNSRPEVEFLEPRDGAFFTPGQAVRYRMLVRDLEDGTSDFDQADEDENWEFIDSSAPSRLTVEAVPVDHSAEASNDPPGLALIRQTDCLNCHAYNRPLVGPSFVQIATKYQDQPHQMEVSVKRVIEGSTGVWGKVAMLPHSQHTPEQVQQMVEYVFSATADNSNPSAQGFTNELPIAEEVQAVRFEANFTDLGRGDVPKLSGFQSVTLRSRQQQAEWADEYQRMQPLNSDKAQGKVFMGGIEHGGYLRFKNLDLSQISALKVRLASAGAGGMLEVHQSSLDGPLLGSIAIEVNGEWEAFYEKTIALEKADELADLFLVFKNEKNRGGLANIDAVEFLK; from the coding sequence ATGTCCAAGCATTCTTTTCCCAGCCTCCACCTCGCGACCCTTCTCGTCCTTTCTTCCGTGGGATCCACGGCTTGGTGCGCGGAAGTCGACCCGACTCGCTTTGAGAAGACCATCGTTTCGGCGGACCTGGTCCAGCCCATGGAATTCGATATCGCGCCTGACGGTCACCTCTTCCTGATCGAACTGGGCGGTAACCTGAAGCGCATCGACCCCAACATTGGGGTGGCCGAAGTCGTCGGAAAATTAACCGTCACCACCGAGCAGGAAAACGGTCTCATCGGCCTGGCCCTTGACCCCAACTTCGCTGAAAACGGTTGGATCTATTTGCAATACTCTCCACCCGACTTCCCGGGACAGCACATCAGTCGTTTTAATTTCCGTGACGGACAACTCGACTTGGCAAGTGAGAAACGCTTGTTTCGCTACCAGGAACAACGTCGCGAGTGTTGCCACCACGCCGGTTCCCTCGAATTTGGCCCCGATGGCAATCTGTACATTGGCACCGGCGACAACACGAATCCGTTCAATGACTCGGCAGGATTTGCTCCACTCGATCAACGACCGGACCGCGAACCCTGGGACGCGCAGCGCTCCGCTGGCAATACGAAGAGCTACAACGGCAAAATCTTGCGGATCCGTCCCGAAGCGGATGGAAGCTACTCGATCCCAGACGGCAACCTGTTCCCCAAGGATGGACAGATCGGTTATCCCGAAATCTATGTGATGGGCTGCCGGAATCCGTGGCGGATCAACCTCGATCAACGTACTGGATATCTGTACTGGGGAGACGTGGGCCCTGACGCAGGCCAAGACAATGAGCGTGGTCCGCGTGGATACGATGAAGTCAATCAAGCTCGCAGCGCGGGCAATTTTGGCTGGCCCTACTTCATCGGTAACAATTTTGCCTACCCACTGGTCGACTTCGCCTCAGGAAAAATCTCTCCCCCTCAAGATCCTGCCAGCCCTGAAAACCATTCGGTCAACAACACCGGCGCGAACCTCCTCCCACCCGCCCAGCCCGCCATGATCTATTATCCGGCTGCAGCGACCGACCTATTTCCCGAAGTTGGCTCGGGAGGACGAACCGCATGCGCTGGCCCTGTTTACTACTTTGACAACACCCTGGAGTCTCCCCATAAATTCCCCGCCCATTACGACTCGACCCTGTTTGCTTTCGAATGGTCTCGCAACTGGATCATGGCGGTCCACCTCGACGCCGATTCCAAGATCCAGCGACTAGAACGCTTTCTGCCTGAGATGCAATTCACGCGTCCCATCGACATTCAATTCGATGCACGGGGAGCCATGTATGTCATCGAATACGGTGAGACCTGGGGGGTCAATCCAGATGCCCAACTGGTGCGCATCGACTACGTACGCGGTAACCGCCGCCCGACGGCCATCGCCACCGCCGTGGGCAATGTGGGGCGTGAGCCTCTCGAGGTCCAACTTTCCGGCCGCGAATCCTCGGACAAAGATGGCGATCCTCTAACCTATCAATGGACAGCCATCCGTGCCTCTGCTGCCGCCAGCTCCACCGCTACGTCCGACGCCGATCCAGCCGCTACGCCTCCGACCCTGGAGCGCACCCTGCTGAGCACCGAAGCAGAATACACCGCCACGTTCGAAGAGCCAGGCATCTACACTCTGGAGTTGCAGGTCACCGATCCCAGCGGTGCAAATAGCGTAACCAGCCTGCCAGTTCTCGTGGGTAATTCACGCCCCGAGGTTGAGTTTCTCGAACCGCGCGACGGCGCCTTCTTTACCCCTGGGCAAGCGGTACGCTACCGCATGCTCGTGCGAGACCTCGAGGATGGAACCAGTGATTTCGATCAAGCGGACGAGGATGAAAACTGGGAATTCATCGATTCGTCGGCCCCCAGTCGCCTGACCGTTGAAGCGGTGCCCGTCGACCACTCAGCGGAGGCTAGCAACGATCCACCTGGACTAGCCCTGATCCGTCAGACCGATTGCTTAAATTGCCATGCTTACAATCGCCCGCTCGTCGGACCTTCCTTCGTGCAAATCGCCACCAAATATCAAGATCAACCCCATCAAATGGAAGTCTCGGTGAAACGGGTCATCGAGGGTTCAACGGGCGTCTGGGGCAAGGTCGCGATGCTTCCACATAGTCAGCACACGCCAGAACAAGTGCAACAAATGGTCGAGTACGTCTTCTCCGCCACAGCCGACAATTCCAACCCCAGTGCACAGGGTTTTACCAACGAACTGCCGATTGCCGAAGAGGTGCAAGCGGTGCGTTTCGAAGCCAACTTTACCGACCTAGGACGCGGCGATGTTCCCAAACTGTCCGGCTTCCAGTCGGTGACGCTCCGCAGTCGCCAACAACAAGCGGAGTGGGCGGACGAATACCAACGCATGCAACCCTTGAACTCGGACAAGGCACAAGGCAAGGTGTTCATGGGCGGCATCGAACACGGCGGCTACCTTCGCTTTAAGAATCTAGATCTATCGCAGATAAGTGCACTGAAGGTGCGATTGGCTAGTGCAGGAGCCGGCGGAATGCTTGAAGTCCACCAGTCCTCCCTCGATGGCCCGCTTCTCGGTAGCATCGCAATTGAAGTCAATGGAGAATGGGAAGCGTTCTACGAGAAAACGATCGCGTTGGAAAAGGCCGACGAACTCGCCGACTTGTTTCTCGTTTTCAAGAACGAGAAAAATCGTGGCGGATTGGCCAACATTGATGCGGTAGAGTTTTTGAAATGA
- a CDS encoding serine/threonine-protein kinase → MNDLVLTEMISKSLSGRLEASERTLLDSQLAKSTATARSFANLSAIIHRSVALVASDEEAMQEHTERLSEIAKERLRKSVQSAVGRSSIRAAADEGSAERREGALESQVAESRTVYFQQPEAERPADSRQAVSRFTLLRKIGEGGLGTVWLARDEKLRRNVALKEMNAAAAESPTQWKRFQREAEITGHLEHPNVVPLYMSGVNPETGLPFYAMRFLGKQTLLDAIHEYHAKRRSVSDDPIHLHRLLNIFLDVCQAIAYAHSRGVVHRDLKPENVALDNFGQVLVLDWGLAKLDTDGELASRFALSGTAAESGLAQTIAGDIVGTPLYMAPEQAAGEMDSLDERTDVYGLGAILFAILTGYAPHEQSNRSQGGNLRVSEFLQSIVQSESPRPRDVNAHVARDLESICMKAMAKQRYARHASAMDLAADVEAWIAGKHERQARYDAMRMNGRDLKSRLCVQVRQLAASTQFMVELPPVQGLIERLDHQDEEYGTWRDRMTKILLGLARAKGNVSALSFAQFKDGRIHEIVRVERSLHDVSNVRSVPHSRLRRGAANTFHKTVMAQFPGEYCIDMDFATAGQSRIVVGVPVFDTETEEPFGMVISEAEIGILVRPELDLIGTKDHLYLLDDNGQILFSTKRLPGASHGQVSNGRDVIDRWSEMIAVLDDEDYVEADREFYATQLSFPQRRNALRIVLQVAE, encoded by the coding sequence ATGAATGATCTAGTGTTAACCGAAATGATCTCGAAATCTCTTTCGGGTCGGCTGGAAGCTTCCGAGCGTACGCTGCTCGATTCGCAACTTGCCAAGAGTACGGCGACAGCCCGCTCGTTTGCCAATTTGTCGGCTATCATTCATCGTTCGGTGGCGCTAGTCGCGAGTGACGAGGAAGCGATGCAGGAGCACACGGAACGGTTGAGCGAAATTGCAAAGGAGCGACTGCGAAAATCGGTGCAGTCGGCGGTGGGACGGTCATCGATTCGTGCAGCGGCAGACGAGGGCTCAGCCGAGCGGCGAGAGGGGGCATTGGAATCGCAGGTGGCTGAATCGAGAACGGTCTACTTCCAGCAGCCCGAAGCGGAGCGGCCCGCGGATTCGCGGCAAGCGGTAAGTCGCTTTACGCTGTTGCGAAAAATAGGCGAAGGAGGCTTGGGGACTGTTTGGCTGGCCCGGGATGAGAAGCTGCGGCGCAACGTGGCTCTGAAAGAGATGAATGCTGCCGCTGCCGAATCCCCCACTCAGTGGAAGCGATTCCAGCGGGAAGCGGAAATCACCGGGCACTTGGAGCATCCCAACGTTGTTCCGCTATACATGAGTGGCGTCAATCCAGAGACTGGCTTGCCTTTCTACGCCATGCGATTTCTCGGCAAGCAAACGCTGCTCGATGCAATTCACGAGTACCATGCCAAGCGGCGGTCGGTCAGCGACGATCCTATCCACCTGCATCGTCTGTTGAATATTTTCCTGGACGTGTGCCAAGCCATCGCCTACGCTCACTCGCGAGGTGTCGTCCATCGCGACCTCAAGCCAGAGAATGTGGCACTCGACAATTTCGGACAAGTCCTGGTGCTCGACTGGGGGCTGGCAAAATTGGACACCGACGGTGAATTGGCCAGCCGCTTTGCACTGTCGGGCACCGCCGCGGAGAGTGGTCTGGCTCAAACCATTGCTGGCGATATTGTTGGTACGCCACTCTACATGGCCCCCGAACAGGCAGCCGGTGAAATGGACAGCCTGGATGAACGAACCGACGTCTACGGTCTCGGAGCCATCCTGTTCGCCATCCTGACCGGCTACGCTCCGCATGAGCAGAGCAATCGCTCGCAAGGTGGAAACTTGAGAGTCTCTGAGTTCTTGCAATCCATTGTGCAGTCCGAATCGCCGCGACCGCGCGATGTCAATGCGCATGTGGCTCGAGACTTGGAGTCGATTTGCATGAAGGCGATGGCCAAGCAACGCTATGCCCGCCACGCATCGGCCATGGACCTTGCTGCGGATGTCGAAGCGTGGATCGCCGGAAAGCATGAGCGTCAAGCTCGCTACGACGCCATGCGGATGAACGGCCGAGATCTCAAATCGCGATTGTGCGTGCAGGTCAGGCAACTGGCGGCGTCTACGCAGTTCATGGTCGAACTGCCTCCAGTCCAAGGGTTGATCGAACGCTTGGACCACCAGGACGAAGAGTACGGAACGTGGCGCGACCGGATGACCAAAATCCTACTTGGCTTGGCAAGAGCAAAGGGGAATGTGTCGGCGCTCAGCTTCGCTCAGTTCAAAGACGGTCGCATTCACGAGATCGTGCGTGTCGAACGTAGCTTGCATGATGTTTCCAATGTGCGCTCGGTTCCCCACAGTCGTCTGCGTCGTGGAGCTGCCAATACGTTTCACAAAACGGTGATGGCTCAATTCCCCGGCGAGTACTGCATCGATATGGATTTCGCGACGGCTGGCCAAAGCCGGATTGTGGTCGGAGTACCCGTCTTTGATACCGAGACCGAAGAACCGTTTGGAATGGTGATTAGCGAAGCGGAGATTGGGATACTGGTGCGGCCCGAATTGGATCTGATCGGGACTAAGGATCATTTGTATTTGCTGGACGACAATGGCCAAATACTGTTTTCCACCAAGCGATTGCCTGGTGCCAGCCATGGACAAGTCTCCAATGGACGGGATGTGATCGATCGCTGGAGCGAGATGATAGCGGTTCTCGATGATGAGGATTACGTTGAAGCGGATCGCGAGTTTTACGCAACACAGTTGAGTTTCCCCCAGCGTCGCAATGCGTTGCGCATTGTGTTGCAAGTAGCCGAGTAG
- a CDS encoding NRAMP family divalent metal transporter gives MPKLLQAIGPAIIVAAVVLGPGSILTSSKVGATIGLGGIAALLVAAILMIAMVALSARLGVLYPNSLCDELAKRLGRPVAILIGLTLFTLVALFQSSNNIALIGGLEPILGDVPLSVTTKLIVLAAFNGLIIASLYLLRNLYASVERLMKLLMGLMAIAFLINFAVVFASPRGFEPVPNTSAIDWLPLLGMIGTTFSVAGAFYQAYLVKEKGWTVKDIPRGLTDSIVSISMLSLVTMVILLTSWRVFYGRPEPVELASVADVARQLEPLFGPSAKVIFCGGILAGALSSFLVNAMIGGTVLSDSLGAGAKLQDRWPVHLTTLALLIGMGVATAAFASEGSTVHLITIAQALTVLGVPALALALVYLGTRPELNGAHRVPRLLIGLAIVGFCVSCILAGLTARTVWKKLSPPAPPVTHSTSNSEVITMEMQPPAWLFSAAPGCKGASWISL, from the coding sequence ATGCCAAAGCTGCTTCAAGCGATCGGTCCAGCCATCATTGTGGCCGCCGTCGTACTGGGCCCTGGCTCGATCTTGACGAGCTCCAAAGTGGGCGCCACCATTGGACTTGGCGGAATCGCAGCCCTACTCGTGGCCGCCATTCTGATGATTGCCATGGTCGCCCTCTCCGCTCGCCTCGGAGTCCTCTACCCAAACAGCCTCTGCGATGAACTCGCCAAGCGATTGGGACGCCCGGTCGCCATCCTCATTGGCCTCACCCTGTTCACGCTAGTCGCCCTCTTCCAGTCCTCCAACAACATCGCCCTGATTGGCGGTCTGGAGCCCATCCTGGGAGATGTCCCCCTCAGTGTCACCACAAAACTAATCGTGCTGGCTGCGTTCAATGGCCTGATCATTGCCAGCCTCTACCTTCTGAGGAACTTGTATGCCTCCGTCGAGAGACTAATGAAGCTCTTGATGGGATTGATGGCCATTGCATTTTTGATCAATTTTGCCGTCGTCTTCGCTAGCCCCCGCGGTTTCGAGCCGGTGCCCAACACCAGTGCCATCGACTGGCTACCACTGCTGGGAATGATTGGTACCACCTTCTCCGTCGCGGGCGCCTTTTACCAAGCCTACCTGGTGAAGGAAAAGGGATGGACCGTGAAAGACATTCCACGCGGCCTGACCGACTCGATCGTCAGCATTTCCATGCTGAGCTTGGTAACCATGGTCATCCTGCTCACCTCCTGGAGAGTCTTCTACGGACGCCCGGAACCGGTAGAGCTCGCGTCGGTGGCAGATGTCGCTCGGCAATTGGAGCCCCTGTTTGGCCCTTCTGCCAAAGTCATCTTCTGCGGCGGAATTCTGGCCGGCGCCCTGAGCTCCTTCCTGGTCAACGCCATGATCGGCGGAACCGTGCTGAGCGACAGTCTCGGGGCCGGCGCCAAACTGCAAGACCGCTGGCCCGTCCATCTCACCACGCTCGCGCTGCTGATTGGCATGGGTGTGGCCACGGCTGCGTTTGCGAGCGAGGGAAGCACCGTTCATCTAATTACGATCGCTCAAGCCCTGACTGTCCTCGGTGTGCCGGCGTTGGCACTAGCACTGGTCTATCTGGGAACCCGCCCCGAGCTGAACGGTGCGCATCGAGTACCAAGACTGCTGATCGGCCTAGCTATCGTGGGATTCTGCGTCTCCTGCATCCTAGCCGGATTGACGGCTCGCACCGTTTGGAAAAAACTTAGCCCCCCTGCCCCTCCAGTAACTCACTCAACTTCCAACTCGGAAGTGATTACGATGGAGATGCAACCGCCAGCTTGGTTGTTCTCGGCAGCCCCTGGCTGCAAGGGTGCCAGCTGGATTTCGCTGTAA
- a CDS encoding sigma-70 family RNA polymerase sigma factor, whose translation MSHSTSQPSRQTAVLEPEQWVDAYGDYLFRYAVSRLRNAGDAEEVVQETLLAGIANHQQFVGNGTQIGWLLGILKRKIIDHLRDRSKRQFQTANDDFDPTALLFDENGQWKAGSLPTIAPDKEFELKELWGLVQDCLKSLPAKHADVFVLSVMEGMEVPEICKELEITSSNLWVRLHRARLGLAKCVGSKGFFDDEGGAGQ comes from the coding sequence ATGTCACATTCTACCTCGCAACCGTCCCGTCAAACCGCCGTTCTGGAGCCTGAGCAGTGGGTCGATGCCTACGGAGACTATCTGTTTCGCTATGCCGTCTCTCGCCTGCGCAACGCGGGGGATGCTGAAGAGGTCGTGCAAGAGACCCTGTTGGCGGGAATCGCGAATCATCAGCAATTTGTCGGCAACGGTACCCAAATTGGCTGGTTGCTGGGCATTTTGAAACGAAAGATCATTGACCACTTGCGCGATCGTTCGAAGCGTCAGTTTCAGACTGCCAACGACGATTTCGATCCTACCGCACTATTGTTTGACGAAAATGGGCAATGGAAAGCTGGCTCTCTGCCGACCATAGCTCCGGACAAAGAGTTTGAGTTGAAAGAGTTGTGGGGACTGGTGCAAGATTGTTTGAAAAGTCTGCCAGCCAAGCACGCCGATGTTTTTGTCTTGAGCGTCATGGAGGGGATGGAAGTTCCAGAAATCTGTAAGGAACTTGAAATAACTTCGTCTAACTTATGGGTCCGCTTGCATCGCGCTAGGCTTGGGCTAGCGAAGTGTGTCGGTTCGAAGGGGTTTTTCGATGACGAAGGGGGGGCCGGGCAATGA